From a region of the Lactuca sativa cultivar Salinas chromosome 4, Lsat_Salinas_v11, whole genome shotgun sequence genome:
- the LOC128133615 gene encoding uncharacterized protein LOC128133615 gives MKQVKASCFIEVIVMFLYVKLSGFFTKRQRPNPNESGEECSQIPITNQSMPSVSNPNATPQTQCSNQPNDNVDLKDLPKDPADRPLITSYKPNIRDDVRRAYLLQGLCQVRAHKFPKKIGDRFRRFVPSWFDDFDWLEYSVKKDSAYCLYCYLCGDLMGQKGGRDAFVSQGFDTWNKKDAF, from the coding sequence gtgaaagCAAGTTGTTTTATTGAAGtcattgttatgtttttatatgttaaaCTAAGTGGTTTTTTTACCAAAAGACAAAGACCTAATCCTAATGAAAGTGGTGAAGAATGTTCCCAAATACCAATCACCAATCAATCAATGCCTTCCGTTTCTAATCCTAATGCAACTCCACAAACACAATGCTCTAACCAACCTAATGATAATGTTGACTTGAAGGATCTTCCAAAGGACCCGGCGGATAGGCCATTGATTACAAGTTACAAACCAAATATAAGAGATGATGTAAGAAGAGCATATTTGCTTCAAGGACTGTGTCAAGTAAGGGCACATAAGTTTCCTAAAAAAATAGGTGATAGATTTAGAAGATTCGTTCCTTCATGGTTTGATGACTTTGATTGGTTGGAATATAGTGTGAAAAAGGATAGTGCATATTGTTTATATTGTTATTTGTGTGGGGACCTCATGGGACAAAAAGGAGGGAGAGATGCATTTGTTTCTCAAGGTTTTGATACTTGGAATAAAAAAGATGCATTTTAG
- the LOC111886980 gene encoding uncharacterized protein LOC111886980, with product MREKQAINVVLRRQTEVEDHKYKARLRVSIIVVRLLLKTGLPFRGHDESVNSENRGLYIEVLKTIRETSEDIFNNTLENAPKNNQIISPKIQKELVQCFAQEVLLSIREEIGQYVFALLVDESSDVSKKEQMAIVLRYVDTLGFVKERFIGLVHVKDTSSLTLKNAINEVLTSNKLSFSQIRGQVVAVAKKHDGVSDFFEQISLVVNVVCASCKRKDLLREQARERVQKGLCSGELETGRGLNQETTLVRAGETRWGSHFNTLTSLLKLFADVLVVLDFVKKEGGSLANRQQASGILAYFKSYEFVFYLHMMYDLLHLTGTLSKQLQRKDLDILEAASMVRGTMEALQSFRNIGFASILPKVSSFVKHTKLILWIWKSCILVRETVGLQRLIGFILRLKYSTRW from the exons ATGAGGGAAAAACAAGCTATCAATGTAGTCTTGAGGAGGCAAACCGAAGTAGAGGATCATAAATATAAAGCTCGATTACGTGTTTCTATTATTGTCGTTAGACTTTTATTGAAAACCGGTTTACCGTTTCGTGGTCATGACGAGTCAGTTAACTCGGAAAATAGAGGGCTATACATTGAAGTGTTAAAAACCATTCGAGAGACTAGTGAAGATATTTTCAACAATACTTTAGAAAATGCTCCAAAAAACAATCAAATAATTTCCCCTAAAATTCAAAAAGAACTTGTGCAATGTTTTGCACAAGAAGTACTTTTGAGTATTCGTGAAGAGATTGGTCAATATGTTTTTGCTTTACTAGTTGATGAATCTAGTGATGTTTCAAAAAAGGAACAAATGGCTATTGTTTTGCGTTATGTCGATACTCTTGGCTTTGTGAAAGAAAGATTCATAGGTCTAGTGCACGTGAAGGATACATCTTCTTTGACACTCAAAAACGCCATAAATGAAGTACTTACAAGTAATAAGTTGAGTTTTAGTCAG atAAGAGGACAAG TTGTGGCTGTAGCAAAGAAGCATGATGGTGTTAGTGACTTTTTTGAGCAAATTTCGTTGGTGGTTAATGTAGTTTGTGCATCGTGTAAAAGAAAAGACTTACTACGAGAGCAAGCAAGAGAAAGGGTGCAAAAAGGCTTGTGTAGTGGTGAACTTGAAACCGGAAGAGGGTTAAATCAAGAGACTACACTTGTTCGAGCGGGAGAAACAAGATGGGGTTCACATTTCAACACACTCACAAGTTTGCTGAAGTTATTTGCGGATGTTCTTGTAGTTTTAGATTTTGTGAAAAAGGAGGGAGGGTCATTGGCAAACCGTCAACAAGCATCTGGAATCTTAGCATATTTTAAATCATATGAGTTCGTGTTTTACTTACATATGATGTATGACCTTTTACACCTCACGGGTACATTGTCAAAGCAACTTCAAAGAAAAGATCTAGACATTTTAGAAGCGGCTTCGATGGTTAGAGGGACAATGGAGGCATTGCAATCTTTTAGAAACATAGGGTTTGCTAGCATTTTGCCAAAAGTATCCTCTTTTGTGAAACACACAAAATTGATACTTTGGATATGGAAGAGTTGTATATTGGTGCGAGAAACCGTAGGACTACAAAGACTAATAGGTTTCATTTTGAGGTTGAAATATTCAACACGGTGGTAG